A region of the Scatophagus argus isolate fScaArg1 chromosome 6, fScaArg1.pri, whole genome shotgun sequence genome:
ATGTCCCAGGAAACAAGGATGGAGCTCACAAGGAGTTACACAAAAACTGTCACTGGATCTCATGCAGTCTTCCAGCACGTGCATGTACAAATGCATAAAGACAGCTGTAAAGTGAAGTGGAGGAGCTGCGAGGGGGAGACCGTGTTTACATGCAGGCTGCAGATATTCTTCTGCAGCGTCCAGCAGTCTTCTGGCTTTAGctccttcactgctgctttaagCTCACCGTCGCCCTGCATGTGAACACAGTCCTCGTCTGCACCTCATATGAGCCTCTCCATAGGCGGCGGCTGAGTGATGCTCCACATCTCCACCCGCGatccctccttctcctgccGGCTGGGACTGTATGTGCCGTGGGTGGCGCGGCGATTTAGCGCCACCACCAGGCCGACGGAGGTGAGGATGAGAGCGAGAAGCAGGACGACGGACACCAGACTGACGGACAGCAAGAGGTCGGAGGTCAAACCCTCAGAGGTCAGCTGGAAGAGGACGGAGGGAAAcaaccagaatcagaatacaGGTGCATACCAGAAACTCAAAGCAAATGTTTGGTTTGAAGAAGCTCCCACACATGatatattgtttatttctctctctctctctctctctcacacacacacacacacacacacacacacacacacacacacacacacacttctcctctcctcactaCGTTGCACTACACCAGGCGCTCCACGCGCTCTGCCAAAGTGCTGATGGATGTGTTTCCCAGCTCGGCAGGTGGGTTGCGACCACCAGGAGCCTCAAGTTGCCGCGGACTGAAACCTCCCTCCGTCTGCCGCCTCTCTCGCAGTTTGGCGACGGCCAGCGCCAGCCCCAGCATCACCACTATCGCCAAGCCAACCAGACACGGCGCCAGCACGGCGGCCACACGTGAGCTGTATGGAGCGCGCTGCGTCTGTGgaggatcacacacacacacacacacacacaggcaagaTGCTGCCTGATGATCTCCTTAGCACATACAcaccaaacacaccaaaaatagcttgtacacacacacacacacacacaatgaagaaAAGCCGCTTTACATGAGGTGCCTGAAGGTGTTTTAATGACTTGTGAAACCTGCTAAGATTCATTTTTAACTAACAGCCTCGTGGCCCTTTGATCACCACACACAAGCAGCTTCACTACCAACCAGAAAAACACAATCACCCTGCATGCAAGCACACAGATTTCTGACCTCAAACCCGGTGAATCAAGGCGAATCAAAGCTTCCAGTGCAGCAGGTAAATCAATGTTAACATTCATTAACCAGCAGCAGAAgactgagcagcacacacacttacatcaGCAGTTGTGGTTGGCGTGGTTGGCGTGATAGTCGTGACGGCCTGAGTGGATGCTACAACAGCGCAACAGCTGTAAGTATCACTGCAATCCACTTCACATTTTGGCTGACACCATCTTCATAAGTGAAGCCTCTAACTGAACTTGTCAGTTTACACAGactttgaacaaaaaaaaatctcacaagTCAGCAAACTTTACACTGAGCAATCAGCATGGAAACATAATTctaataaaaacacaaccatCCATATCCTGCGGCAAAAACTAACTGGTGTTCGGCACTGTAGACGCTACACTTCCTTTCCCTCTCGACAGACTCTTTGTTGACTCCTGGAAAGTGCTTAcctgtcactgcagcacagtTGGCTGTCATAGCGAGTGTGACACAAGCGAGCCGGAGCAGCCTGCAGCCAGGACCCTCCATCAGTCTCcaagtgccacacacacacacacacacacacacactcgcacagagACAAGGAGATGTCTAGCTAACCAGTCTCTAAGGTACACGGCAAGGCAAGGCCACCCTGAAGCCTCAGCAGAGTAactacacacagagagagagacagcagcaatGCTTCCCTGCTGTCAGCACTATcagcctgctctgtgtgtgtgtgtgtgtgtgtgtgtgtgtgtgcgcctgccAGATAAGCTGCCCTCATACGTTTCTGTGATGCACACCGAACTTCTCTGAATGCCACCAGCTCTCTGCTGAAACTGCACTTCAGCGCCAgatgctttctgttttttttttcttttctttttttttttgctggcgAAGCACATCTCTTCCACTCGGCTTCTCCTCTCGCTCTCAAAGGATGGCCACATCAGTGCCGACACTGAAAAACCGCTCCCCATTCCCTCCACCTCTTTCGTCACCATTAGGCCTACCTGTGTGTGCAaaggacacacacgcacacacacgtacatgcacaCATCTAGACACAGACTTGCAAAATGCAGGATGGAAGCTAGGAGCCAGGTGCGTGCAACTTCTTATGGATTgtgtggccaaaagtatgtgggcATCTGAACATTACACCCCTATGTGTTTCCTGACCATCCCAATCAAAACCACTCTGCTGGCGTAGCAGATTCCGCTTTTCTGGGAAAGCTTCCCACAAGAGTCTGGAACATGGCTGCAGGGGATGGCTCCGCTTCACCCACAAGAGCTTCTGTGAGGTAAAGCACTGatgttgaggtcaggactctgcgCAGGCCAGTCATCTTCTTCCACATAAAactcataaaaacatttcttcattacAGTTCTGCTTGCCGTAATCACTCGTCCTGCTCACGCTGGCCATAAAAAGATCCCTTCCTCATGTGGTTTCAGTGTAAGTCATGCTGTCAAACTGTACAGCCCAAGAAGCTCATCTGAGGCGAATTCTAAAACTTGcatttttgtacaaaatgtgGCCTGTAGAATCGGTCCCCTTTGCACCCGCGTTGAAAGCAGATTAATGAACAGGAAGAATGATTAAAACAAGCAGAACCTGTTTCTCTGTTCATATAGGAACCTGAGTATTGTTAAAGGCAGACCTGTGAACCTGTCCTGTTTACAGAGCCCTCACCCAAACTGTTGCCTGATGTTGCCAATGCAAAACAGCCCCAACCCAACAGCACACGCGTGTACGTAAATGCTGCCGCATTGCCTTCACGCTGTGGGTCCGTGAACTTGGGCTATTCTGGGAACTACTCACCCTACATCTTGTCAAGAGAGATTAAGTGTTTACGTTTGTTGTCACAGAAGCCTTCACATGTCTGCTCcttcactcacaaacacacacacacacacacacacacactgatccacaGCGAGGAAATCAATGAAAGGATTCGGACTGCGGTTAACCTTCAGCGGTTTGTCCAGGGGTgaaaaaatggaggaaagaaaGTGGAAAGGAAACCAAGTATGTGATGGAAGAGAACAATGTGTTAAGAGAGATGAAAATaggacagaagacagacaaaggctgataagatttcttttttattatttgacaaGACAGAGACAAGTTTTAAACTGAGACAGGACATGTGGACGATGATGAAGGAAAGACAGACTAATGGACATACATGGATCTTCCAGCGTGATGTGAGAAGAACAGGACAAAAggacacacaataacacaatcaGGTCGGTGAGGAAGGGACAAGTGCAAGGACAATTTGACCACAGCAGCCCGGTGAAAGTTGATAAGTTAACGGTCGAGCAGGGCTTTTGTGTCCCTCACTCGGGAAGGTTTAGAGACAGAAACTTCTTCTTTGGTACACAACAACACGcagcagtcagccagtcagtcagtcagtcagtgagcaCAGTGCTCTGAAAGCACATGGAGAACAAAGTGAGACGTCTCGTCGTCTTCGAGCCCCTGCAGGCGCCTTTGTAACTACAACACTGGGTTTTCTTTGATAGTTCACAAATTCATCCGTTTGGAGCTCTCAAAATCCACTTCAGACAAGACTGACAGGATATCTTCAATGAGAGACATTATAAATAACACGACATTTCAGCGTTCTTCACTGCATCAAGAAGTGCTTTACAAATGTAGACTATCCTGTTTAGTTTTGTACTGAAGTGATCGTTTGATTAATCACTTGGTCATTtgattgaaaaaacaaaaattgccAACAACATTCTCTGATTTCATGTAGTTTGGAACTGAATTTCTTAGTTTTGGACTATTAAGCACTTTGAATGTGTTGCTTTGGTCCCTGAGAACTATTGCTGAGCATtttccaaacagaaaatgtacagATTAAA
Encoded here:
- the LOC124061078 gene encoding protein crumbs homolog 3-like: MEGPGCRLLRLACVTLAMTANCAAVTASTQAVTTITPTTPTTTADTQRAPYSSRVAAVLAPCLVGLAIVVMLGLALAVAKLRERRQTEGGFSPRQLEAPGGRNPPAELGNTSISTLAERVERLV